A window of Selenomonas ruminantium subsp. lactilytica TAM6421 contains these coding sequences:
- a CDS encoding valine--tRNA ligase: MEQENNIPKVYDPQSFEKKWYKFWEDNKLFHAEVDKSKKPYSMVIPPPNVTGQLHMGHALDNTLQDILIRFRRMQGYNAVWIPGCDHAGIATQAKVEGALREEGTNRYELGREKFLERVWDWKEQYGNRIMSQLRSLGSSCDWDRQRFTMDEGCSAAVREVFVSLYEKGLIYQGTRITNWCPNCNTAISDIEVEHENEAGHLWHLRYQVEGTDQYVEIATTRPETMFGDTGVAVHPEDERYKDIVGKTLILPIVNRRIPLFADEYVDKEFGTGAVKVTPAHDPNDFEMGLRHNLEQVKVIGNDGHMLEGAGKYEGMDRYECRKALVKELEELGVLVSVEDHEHAVGHCSRCHSTIEPLVSKQWFVKMESLAKPAMEAVQDGRIKFVPERFSKIYLQWLENIRDWCISRQLWWGHRIPAWYCDDCGKTSVSRTDLTECPHCHSKHIHQDEDVLDTWFSSGLWPFETMGWPEETEELKHFYPTATLVTGYDIIFFWVARMVMMGLEFGKDIPFQHVFIHGLVRDSQGRKMSKSLGNGIDPVEVIEKYGADTLRFMLITGNTPGNDMRFYWERVESARNFANKIWNASRYMLMNLEGFDKSFKPEEADYTLADRWILSRYARTVRDVTENLDKFELGEAGRMIYEFIWNEFCDWYIELTKSRLYDKENVRARNTALYVLSYVLEGTLRLLHPFMPFLTEEIWQKVPHDEALKSIMETAWPAGDEGCISEDIEAQMTAIMETIKTVRNMRAEVGAAPSKKSELILSFTDESLRAVFTENQSYLDKLASSDPITILPAGAAKPENAMAGVVSGVEVFLPLKGLIDVEKETARLTKELEKLDKEISRLAKKLGNEGFLAKAPADVVAGEKEKLAGYEEKKKSVESRMQDLAKL; the protein is encoded by the coding sequence ATGGAACAGGAAAACAATATTCCGAAGGTTTATGACCCGCAGTCGTTTGAGAAGAAATGGTATAAGTTCTGGGAGGATAACAAACTTTTCCACGCAGAAGTGGACAAAAGCAAGAAGCCGTACAGCATGGTGATCCCGCCGCCAAACGTCACGGGCCAGCTGCATATGGGGCATGCCCTGGACAATACCCTGCAGGATATTCTGATCCGTTTCCGCCGCATGCAGGGATACAACGCCGTCTGGATTCCGGGCTGTGACCATGCCGGCATCGCCACCCAGGCAAAGGTTGAGGGCGCTCTGCGGGAAGAGGGAACCAACCGTTACGAACTGGGGCGCGAAAAGTTCCTGGAACGTGTCTGGGACTGGAAGGAACAGTACGGCAACCGCATCATGTCCCAGCTGCGCTCTTTGGGTTCCTCCTGTGACTGGGACCGTCAGCGCTTCACCATGGACGAAGGCTGCTCTGCCGCTGTCCGCGAAGTGTTCGTGAGCCTCTATGAAAAAGGTTTGATCTATCAGGGTACCCGCATCACCAACTGGTGCCCCAACTGCAACACGGCCATTTCTGATATCGAAGTGGAGCATGAAAATGAAGCCGGCCATCTCTGGCATCTGCGCTATCAGGTAGAAGGTACGGATCAGTATGTGGAAATCGCCACCACCCGTCCGGAAACCATGTTCGGCGATACGGGCGTGGCTGTGCATCCCGAGGATGAACGCTATAAGGATATCGTGGGTAAGACCTTGATCCTGCCCATTGTGAACCGCCGCATCCCGCTGTTTGCCGATGAATATGTAGACAAGGAATTTGGTACTGGTGCCGTTAAGGTCACCCCGGCTCATGATCCCAATGACTTTGAGATGGGGCTTCGCCACAATCTGGAACAGGTCAAGGTCATCGGCAACGACGGCCATATGCTGGAAGGTGCCGGCAAGTATGAAGGCATGGACCGCTATGAATGCCGCAAGGCCCTCGTCAAGGAACTCGAAGAACTCGGCGTGCTGGTTTCCGTGGAAGACCACGAACATGCTGTGGGCCATTGCTCCCGCTGCCACAGCACGATTGAGCCGTTGGTTTCCAAGCAGTGGTTCGTCAAGATGGAGTCTTTGGCTAAGCCGGCTATGGAAGCTGTGCAGGATGGCCGCATCAAGTTCGTGCCGGAACGCTTCAGCAAGATTTACCTGCAGTGGCTCGAAAACATCCGCGACTGGTGCATTTCCCGCCAGCTCTGGTGGGGCCACCGCATTCCGGCCTGGTACTGCGATGACTGCGGCAAGACCAGCGTGTCCCGCACGGATCTGACGGAATGCCCGCATTGCCATAGCAAGCATATCCATCAGGACGAAGACGTGCTGGATACCTGGTTCAGCTCCGGCCTCTGGCCCTTTGAAACCATGGGCTGGCCGGAAGAGACGGAAGAGCTCAAGCACTTCTATCCCACGGCAACTCTGGTAACGGGCTACGACATCATCTTCTTCTGGGTAGCCCGCATGGTCATGATGGGGCTGGAATTCGGCAAGGACATTCCCTTCCAGCATGTATTCATCCACGGTCTCGTCCGCGACAGCCAGGGCCGCAAGATGAGTAAGTCCCTGGGCAACGGCATCGATCCGGTGGAAGTCATCGAAAAGTACGGCGCCGACACCCTGCGCTTCATGCTGATTACGGGCAACACTCCGGGCAACGACATGCGCTTCTATTGGGAACGCGTGGAATCTGCCCGTAACTTTGCCAACAAAATCTGGAACGCTTCCCGCTACATGCTCATGAACCTCGAAGGTTTTGATAAGAGCTTCAAGCCGGAAGAGGCTGATTATACCCTGGCTGACCGCTGGATTCTTTCCCGCTATGCCCGCACCGTGCGCGACGTGACGGAGAACCTCGACAAGTTCGAGCTGGGCGAAGCCGGCCGCATGATTTACGAATTCATCTGGAACGAGTTCTGCGACTGGTACATCGAGCTCACCAAGTCCCGTCTCTACGACAAGGAAAATGTACGGGCACGTAATACGGCTCTCTACGTACTGAGCTATGTACTGGAAGGCACCCTGCGCCTGCTGCATCCCTTCATGCCCTTCCTCACGGAAGAGATCTGGCAGAAGGTTCCCCATGATGAAGCCCTCAAGAGCATCATGGAAACGGCATGGCCGGCTGGTGACGAAGGCTGCATCAGCGAGGACATCGAAGCCCAGATGACGGCTATCATGGAAACCATCAAGACTGTCCGCAATATGCGCGCGGAAGTTGGTGCTGCTCCGAGCAAGAAGAGCGAGCTTATCCTGAGCTTCACGGACGAATCCCTGCGCGCTGTGTTCACGGAAAACCAGAGCTATCTGGATAAATTGGCATCTTCTGATCCCATCACCATCCTGCCGGCTGGTGCCGCAAAACCAGAAAATGCCATGGCCGGTGTGGTCAGCGGCGTGGAAGTATTCCTGCCCCTCAAGGGCCTCATCGATGTGGAGAAGGAAACCGCCCGCCTCACGAAGGAACTGGAGAAGCTGGACAAGGAAATCAGCCGTCTGGCCAAGAAATTGGGCAATGAAGGCTTCCTGGCCAAGGCTCCTGCCGATGTCGTAGCAGGTGAGAAGGAGAAACTGGCTGGTTACGAGGAAAAGAAAAAATCTGTGGAAAGCCGTATGCAGGACTTGGCTAAACTTTGA
- the mmdA gene encoding methylmalonyl-CoA decarboxylase subunit alpha produces MATVQEKIDLMHAKKEHIMQGGGAARIEKQHAKGKQTARERIAKLFDEGTFVELDMFMKHRCTNFGQEKKELPGEGVVTGYGTVDGRLVYAYAQDFTVEGGSLGEKHAHKIWKVMDLAMKMGAPCIGINDSGGARIQEAVDALSGYGGIFFRNTAASGVIPQISVIMGPCAGGAVYSPAITDFIYMVKNTSQMFITGPAVIKSVTAEEVTAEALGGAMTHNTRSGVAHFAAEDEDDCIQQIRYLLSFLPSNNMEDAPVMETGDDPDRQDESLNTVIPDNPNAPYDMKDVIRSIVDNGEFYEVHEHFATNIICCFARFDGRSVGIIANQPSVMAGCLDVDASDKSARFIRFCDAFNIPLVNLVDVPGFLPGVDQEYNGIIRHGAKMLYAYSEATVPKVTVITRKAYGGSYIAMCCRELGADQVMAWPTSEIAVMGPAGAANIIFRKDPDKDAKTAEYVDNFATPYVAAERGYVDMVIEPKETRPCIITALNALASKREVGPAKKHGCIPL; encoded by the coding sequence ATGGCTACTGTTCAAGAGAAAATCGATTTAATGCATGCTAAGAAAGAACATATCATGCAGGGCGGCGGTGCGGCCCGCATTGAGAAGCAGCATGCCAAAGGTAAGCAGACGGCGCGTGAGCGTATCGCCAAGCTCTTCGATGAGGGCACCTTTGTGGAACTGGATATGTTCATGAAACATCGTTGCACTAACTTCGGCCAGGAAAAGAAGGAACTCCCGGGCGAAGGCGTAGTAACCGGTTACGGCACGGTTGACGGCCGTCTGGTTTATGCTTATGCTCAGGATTTCACGGTTGAGGGTGGTTCCCTGGGCGAAAAGCATGCCCATAAGATTTGGAAGGTAATGGATCTGGCCATGAAGATGGGTGCTCCTTGCATCGGCATCAACGATTCCGGCGGTGCCCGCATCCAGGAAGCGGTAGATGCCCTGTCTGGTTATGGCGGTATCTTCTTCCGCAACACGGCGGCTTCCGGCGTGATCCCGCAGATTTCCGTTATCATGGGCCCATGTGCAGGCGGTGCTGTATATAGCCCGGCAATTACGGACTTCATTTACATGGTCAAGAACACCAGCCAGATGTTTATCACCGGCCCGGCGGTTATCAAATCCGTTACGGCTGAAGAAGTGACGGCCGAAGCTCTCGGCGGCGCTATGACGCATAACACCCGCAGTGGTGTGGCACATTTCGCTGCTGAGGACGAAGACGACTGCATCCAGCAGATCCGTTACCTGCTGTCCTTCCTGCCCTCCAATAACATGGAGGATGCACCGGTTATGGAAACTGGCGATGATCCGGACCGTCAGGATGAAAGCTTGAACACGGTTATCCCGGACAACCCGAATGCGCCGTACGATATGAAGGACGTCATTCGTTCTATCGTTGATAACGGTGAATTCTATGAAGTGCATGAGCACTTTGCTACGAACATCATCTGCTGCTTTGCCCGTTTCGATGGCCGCAGCGTTGGTATCATTGCCAACCAGCCCAGCGTGATGGCTGGCTGCCTCGATGTGGATGCATCGGATAAATCCGCACGTTTCATCCGCTTCTGCGATGCCTTCAACATTCCTTTGGTCAACCTCGTTGACGTACCGGGCTTCCTGCCGGGTGTCGATCAGGAATACAACGGCATTATCCGCCATGGTGCGAAGATGCTGTATGCATATAGTGAGGCAACGGTTCCCAAGGTTACGGTTATTACTCGTAAGGCTTATGGCGGTTCCTATATCGCTATGTGCTGCCGTGAGCTCGGCGCTGACCAGGTTATGGCTTGGCCGACATCCGAAATCGCCGTTATGGGCCCGGCTGGTGCAGCCAACATCATCTTCCGCAAGGATCCGGACAAGGATGCCAAGACGGCAGAATATGTGGATAACTTCGCTACGCCGTACGTAGCTGCTGAACGCGGTTATGTGGATATGGTCATCGAGCCGAAGGAAACCCGTCCTTGCATCATTACGGCCCTGAATGCTCTTGCCAGCAAGCGCGAAGTTGGCCCGGCTAAGAAACATGGGTGCATTCCGCTCTAA
- a CDS encoding redox-sensing transcriptional repressor Rex has translation MKSQVNISKATIDRLPLYFRTLRLAQDEGKDIISSDELGRRLGITPEQIRKDLASFGQFGKKGVGYYVNELKRNVGDILGLDNHWNIAIIGIGHLGAALANFHNFVTLGFNLVALFDEDQEVIGTTVNHIKVEDVANLEQIVQERHIHIGIIAVPAAFAQGVADKLVAAGVKGIWNFAPIKMEVPSSMHIVNEDLSVGLSSLSYHITRK, from the coding sequence ATGAAAAGTCAGGTGAACATATCAAAGGCGACCATTGACCGGCTGCCCCTGTATTTCCGCACCTTGCGGTTGGCGCAGGACGAAGGCAAGGATATCATTTCTTCAGACGAACTGGGGCGTCGACTGGGAATTACCCCGGAACAGATCCGCAAGGATCTGGCATCCTTTGGTCAGTTCGGCAAGAAGGGTGTTGGCTACTACGTCAACGAGCTCAAGCGCAATGTGGGCGATATCTTAGGGCTGGATAACCATTGGAATATCGCCATCATCGGCATTGGTCATCTGGGGGCGGCGCTGGCTAACTTCCATAATTTTGTCACTTTGGGTTTCAATTTGGTGGCGCTCTTTGATGAAGATCAGGAGGTTATCGGTACCACGGTGAATCATATCAAGGTGGAGGATGTGGCGAATCTGGAACAGATCGTGCAGGAGCGCCATATCCATATCGGCATCATCGCCGTGCCTGCGGCCTTTGCCCAGGGCGTGGCTGATAAGCTGGTGGCCGCCGGTGTCAAGGGCATCTGGAACTTTGCTCCCATCAAGATGGAAGTGCCAAGCTCCATGCATATTGTCAACGAAGATCTGTCGGTAGGGCTTAGCAGTCTTTCCTATCATATCACGCGTAAATAA
- a CDS encoding biotin/lipoyl-containing protein yields MKKFNITVNGTAYEVEVEEVKSAVAAPKAAPAAPKAAPAPAAPAAPAAPKKAAVAAGAGEHSIDAPMPGKIVKLVASEGQAVKAGETLLILEAMKMQNEIAADADGVVKSFNVAAGQSVKAHESLVILG; encoded by the coding sequence ATGAAAAAGTTCAATATCACGGTTAATGGTACGGCTTATGAAGTCGAAGTCGAAGAAGTGAAATCTGCTGTTGCAGCTCCGAAGGCTGCTCCTGCTGCACCGAAAGCAGCACCGGCTCCCGCAGCTCCTGCTGCCCCGGCTGCTCCGAAGAAGGCTGCTGTAGCCGCTGGCGCTGGTGAGCATTCCATCGATGCTCCGATGCCGGGCAAGATCGTGAAGCTCGTAGCCAGCGAAGGCCAGGCTGTCAAGGCTGGCGAAACGCTGCTGATCCTCGAAGCCATGAAGATGCAGAACGAAATCGCAGCAGATGCTGACGGTGTAGTCAAGTCCTTCAACGTGGCTGCTGGCCAGAGCGTTAAGGCTCATGAATCCCTGGTTATCCTGGGCTGA
- the miaB gene encoding tRNA (N6-isopentenyl adenosine(37)-C2)-methylthiotransferase MiaB: MKIIDGKAHRYVKFLVYGCQMNVADAERMAGQLAAIGYERTEDTDIADLLIINTCAVRETAEDKVYGKIGEIKKLKRENPQLIFGITGCMAQKESDKLIKRAPHIDFVLGTGQVHELTKVVQEIQQERGHVVNTALDAKVAPAIAEGSPIAREGSLSAWVPIMYGCNNFCTYCIVPYVRGRERSRRPEDVVKEVEQAVAQGYKEVTLLGQNVNSYGKDHKLATFAELLKMVDKVEGIKRVRFMTSHPKDLSDEVIDAIAEGEHLCEHIHLPVQYGSNHLLKAMNRVYTVESYRELVKKIRAKLPHASLTTDLIVGFPGETEDDFAQMLDFLKEIRYDSAYTFIYSKRSGTPAAEMENQVDDAVKKERLNALMAVQNQISLEINQSLQDKVMEVMVEGPSKNDDSVWTGHTCTNKIVLFNHQDEQPGDFIQVKITHPQTWVLKGIRV, translated from the coding sequence ATGAAGATAATAGATGGCAAAGCACATCGCTATGTCAAATTTCTGGTTTACGGCTGTCAGATGAATGTGGCGGATGCCGAGCGCATGGCGGGGCAGCTGGCTGCCATCGGCTATGAGCGTACCGAGGACACGGATATTGCTGACCTGCTGATCATCAACACCTGTGCCGTGCGGGAGACCGCCGAAGACAAGGTCTATGGCAAGATCGGGGAGATCAAGAAGCTCAAGCGGGAAAATCCCCAGCTGATCTTTGGCATCACGGGCTGCATGGCCCAGAAGGAAAGCGATAAGCTCATCAAGCGGGCACCCCATATCGACTTCGTATTGGGCACGGGCCAGGTGCATGAGCTCACCAAGGTGGTACAGGAAATCCAGCAGGAGCGGGGCCATGTGGTCAACACCGCTTTGGACGCCAAAGTGGCGCCGGCTATCGCTGAAGGCAGCCCCATTGCCCGGGAAGGCAGCTTGTCGGCCTGGGTGCCCATTATGTATGGCTGCAATAATTTCTGCACCTACTGCATCGTGCCTTATGTAAGGGGCCGGGAGCGCAGCCGCCGTCCCGAAGATGTGGTTAAGGAAGTGGAGCAGGCCGTAGCCCAGGGCTATAAGGAAGTTACCCTTTTAGGTCAGAATGTTAACTCCTACGGCAAGGATCATAAGCTGGCCACCTTTGCCGAACTTCTCAAGATGGTGGACAAGGTGGAAGGTATCAAGCGGGTGCGCTTTATGACCTCCCATCCGAAAGACCTGAGCGACGAGGTCATCGACGCCATCGCCGAGGGCGAGCATCTCTGCGAGCATATCCATCTGCCCGTGCAGTATGGCAGCAACCACCTGTTGAAGGCCATGAACCGCGTCTATACGGTGGAAAGCTACCGGGAACTGGTGAAGAAGATCCGAGCAAAACTGCCCCATGCTTCTTTGACCACGGACTTGATCGTAGGCTTCCCAGGCGAGACGGAAGATGATTTTGCCCAGATGCTGGACTTCTTGAAGGAAATCCGCTACGATTCGGCCTATACCTTTATCTATTCCAAGCGCTCCGGTACGCCGGCGGCTGAAATGGAGAATCAGGTTGACGATGCTGTTAAGAAGGAGCGGCTCAACGCCCTGATGGCGGTGCAGAACCAAATCAGCCTGGAAATCAACCAGTCCCTGCAGGACAAGGTAATGGAAGTCATGGTGGAAGGCCCCAGCAAGAATGACGATAGCGTTTGGACGGGCCATACCTGCACGAATAAGATCGTGCTCTTCAATCATCAGGATGAGCAGCCCGGTGATTTCATTCAGGTAAAGATTACCCACCCGCAGACCTGGGTGTTAAAAGGAATTCGTGTATAA
- a CDS encoding bifunctional folylpolyglutamate synthase/dihydrofolate synthase, with protein sequence MNYEESLDYLESLNTFGIRLGLERIQKLLARLELPQERYRTIHVTGTNGKGSVSAMLAGILRHSGIRTGFYSSPHLVSYTERIRVDGQSISEQEFADCLSSIKVYVDQMVEEGEECPTQFEVLTALAFVYFAIKHVEYAVIEVGLGGLLDSTNVIVPEVSVITNVTLEHADRCGGTLEGVAHHKAGIIKDDVPVVTAAQGEALEIIRQTAEEKNADIFVAGEDFSAEFISCESNFQRLEFSSGLLGAVKVPFTLHLMGKHQIENAAVAVMTAQLIHNLDSRITNKTIDDALSLVSWPARFERVDMGRQKIIIDGAHNPAGMQALRESLDLYYPVDERVYLLGILKDKDIEHMLGTLLRPNDTVIVTVPHSDRASDPQILTGQVARFVQHVETMADNGEALNRALELANGEKLLVMAGSLYLVGGLRQMLLDKKGGEA encoded by the coding sequence ATGAACTATGAGGAGTCTCTGGATTATCTGGAAAGCCTCAATACATTTGGCATTAGACTTGGCTTGGAACGCATTCAAAAATTACTGGCAAGATTGGAATTACCGCAGGAACGCTATCGCACCATCCATGTGACGGGAACCAATGGCAAAGGCTCTGTGTCCGCCATGCTGGCGGGCATCCTGCGCCATTCGGGCATCCGCACGGGATTTTACTCTTCGCCCCATCTCGTTTCCTATACGGAACGGATACGGGTGGACGGTCAGTCCATCAGTGAGCAGGAATTTGCGGACTGCCTGAGCTCCATCAAGGTCTATGTGGATCAGATGGTGGAGGAAGGCGAGGAATGTCCGACGCAGTTTGAAGTGCTCACGGCGTTGGCTTTCGTATACTTTGCCATCAAGCATGTGGAATATGCGGTGATTGAAGTAGGTCTGGGGGGGCTCCTGGACTCCACCAATGTCATCGTACCGGAAGTCTCCGTTATCACCAACGTGACCTTGGAACATGCTGACCGCTGTGGCGGCACCCTGGAAGGGGTGGCCCATCATAAGGCAGGCATCATCAAGGATGATGTGCCAGTGGTGACGGCCGCCCAAGGGGAAGCCTTGGAAATCATCCGGCAGACGGCGGAGGAGAAAAACGCCGACATCTTTGTGGCCGGTGAGGATTTCAGTGCGGAATTCATCAGCTGCGAAAGCAATTTCCAGCGGCTGGAGTTTTCCTCGGGGCTGTTGGGCGCGGTAAAAGTGCCTTTCACCCTGCATCTGATGGGCAAGCATCAGATTGAGAATGCGGCGGTGGCGGTGATGACGGCCCAGCTCATCCACAATCTGGACAGCCGCATCACCAACAAGACCATCGATGATGCCCTGAGTCTCGTGAGCTGGCCGGCCCGCTTTGAGCGGGTGGATATGGGCCGGCAGAAGATCATCATCGACGGTGCCCATAATCCGGCGGGCATGCAGGCCTTGCGGGAAAGCCTTGACCTGTATTATCCAGTGGATGAGCGTGTTTACCTGCTAGGCATCCTCAAGGACAAGGATATCGAACATATGCTTGGCACCCTGCTGCGTCCCAATGATACGGTGATTGTCACCGTACCTCATTCGGACCGGGCCAGTGATCCGCAGATCCTGACGGGGCAGGTGGCCAGATTTGTGCAGCATGTGGAAACCATGGCCGATAATGGCGAAGCCCTGAATCGGGCTTTGGAGCTGGCCAATGGTGAAAAATTGCTGGTTATGGCAGGTTCCCTCTATCTGGTCGGCGGTCTCAGGCAGATGCTGCTGGATAAGAAGGGGGGAGAAGCATGA
- a CDS encoding DUF445 domain-containing protein, giving the protein MDKGMNKADKTLLLVLCCFLTALVLHLQYRDSVLAEAFLFASEAALVGGIADWFAVTALFRKPLGFPYHTAILPRRRDAFIQASVTLVQKEFFSKRKIFRHLERLHILPMLMGWLREPATENRLVMQLVNYLRDFLLSQEASKHSAVLAAKGREALQAIEPEDFFALWGSWLQQTGKDKAFVKRLAQYWHKQVSTEDTRQNLQKLLEDYEAEKTNDNPWAKLASFALQAVDLVNYGEAAELMQKQILAMLEELETENSPLQQSLLALFYEKSAELNDEPEFHQLVHELKDSLLRDLPLEPALEQIFANLREHFLQDKAMDVDPLAEHMPALRSRLEEIIHAEYQKTLQLMEEDEELRRTVSSFLFDVIARSALHAQHLIGVIVENVLSGLTDEQLNRLVYDKVEPDLLWIRMNGSIVGASIGLVLFLLLKIAG; this is encoded by the coding sequence ATGGATAAAGGCATGAACAAGGCGGATAAGACTTTGCTGCTGGTGCTTTGTTGCTTTTTGACAGCTCTGGTGCTGCATCTGCAATATCGGGACAGTGTGCTGGCAGAGGCCTTTCTCTTTGCCAGCGAAGCGGCGCTGGTCGGGGGTATTGCGGATTGGTTCGCCGTGACGGCCCTGTTCCGCAAGCCGTTGGGGTTTCCCTATCATACGGCTATCCTGCCACGGCGCCGGGATGCATTCATCCAGGCCTCGGTGACCTTGGTGCAGAAGGAATTCTTCTCTAAGCGCAAGATTTTCCGGCATCTGGAACGATTGCATATCCTGCCCATGCTGATGGGCTGGCTGCGGGAACCGGCTACGGAAAACCGGCTGGTCATGCAGCTTGTGAATTACCTGCGGGATTTCCTGCTCAGTCAGGAAGCCAGCAAGCATTCGGCTGTGCTGGCCGCCAAGGGCAGGGAAGCGTTGCAGGCCATCGAGCCGGAGGACTTTTTTGCCCTCTGGGGCAGCTGGTTGCAGCAGACTGGCAAGGATAAGGCTTTTGTCAAGCGGCTGGCGCAGTATTGGCATAAGCAGGTGTCCACAGAGGACACCCGGCAGAATCTGCAGAAGCTGCTGGAGGATTATGAGGCCGAAAAGACCAATGATAATCCATGGGCCAAGCTGGCTTCCTTCGCTCTACAGGCGGTGGATCTCGTAAACTATGGGGAAGCGGCTGAACTCATGCAGAAGCAGATCCTGGCCATGCTGGAGGAATTGGAGACAGAGAATTCGCCCTTGCAGCAATCTTTGCTGGCGCTTTTTTATGAAAAATCCGCTGAGCTCAATGATGAGCCGGAATTCCACCAGCTGGTACATGAACTGAAGGACAGCCTGCTCAGGGATCTGCCCTTGGAGCCGGCCTTGGAACAGATATTTGCCAATCTGCGGGAGCACTTTTTGCAGGATAAGGCCATGGACGTGGATCCTCTGGCTGAACATATGCCGGCTTTGCGTTCCCGCCTGGAAGAGATCATCCATGCGGAATATCAAAAGACCTTGCAGCTTATGGAAGAGGATGAAGAACTGCGCAGAACCGTGAGCTCCTTTCTTTTTGACGTCATTGCCCGTTCGGCGCTTCATGCCCAGCACCTGATTGGCGTGATCGTGGAGAATGTGCTTTCCGGCCTGACGGATGAGCAGCTAAATCGGTTGGTCTATGACAAGGTGGAACCGGATCTGCTCTGGATTCGCATGAATGGTTCCATCGTTGGTGCCAGCATCGGTCTGGTATTGTTCCTTTTGCTGAAAATCGCTGGCTGA